A portion of the Bacteroidales bacterium genome contains these proteins:
- a CDS encoding chorismate-binding protein, with protein sequence MKTRITAKRCHLLADLQTPVGIYLKVRDMYPQSVLLESSDYHASDNSFSYIGVEPIACFSVQDAKATMEYPDGNIIIKTIEGVNSLTELLNDFIYSFSVTGDTDGENGFFGYTAYDAVKYFEEVTIRENDREMAGIPEMTYLLYRFVIAVNHLRNEMTITENITGNDPSKMEEIISVIDSRNFPTYDFQACGAVSSSVTDDEYKEMVNQGIKHCMRGDVFQIVLSRRFKQSFSGDDFKVYRALRSINPSPYLFYFDFGSYRIFGSSPETHLKINGRIATIDPIAGTFLRTGDDEEDRDLARKLLEDPKENAEHVMLVDLARNDLSRNVRNVNVKYYKDIQFYSHVIHMVSRVCGEITPDANRIKVFADTFPAGTLSGAPKVRAMQLINDIEKHQRSIYGGCIGHIGFDGNLNQAITIRTFVSRNNTLYFQAGAGIVAKSDPEKELQEVNNKLGALNRAVDMANKF encoded by the coding sequence ATGAAAACCAGGATCACAGCAAAAAGGTGCCATCTATTGGCTGACCTGCAAACACCTGTAGGAATTTATCTGAAAGTCAGGGATATGTACCCCCAGTCGGTACTCCTTGAAAGTTCTGATTATCATGCTTCTGATAATAGTTTTTCTTATATCGGTGTTGAACCGATTGCCTGTTTTTCTGTGCAGGATGCAAAAGCGACCATGGAGTACCCCGATGGTAATATCATAATTAAAACGATCGAAGGAGTTAATTCATTAACAGAATTACTGAATGATTTCATATACAGCTTTAGCGTAACAGGCGATACCGACGGGGAAAATGGTTTTTTCGGATACACTGCCTATGATGCGGTGAAGTATTTCGAAGAGGTAACCATCAGGGAAAATGATAGGGAAATGGCGGGAATTCCCGAAATGACCTATCTTTTATATCGTTTTGTGATAGCTGTGAATCACTTACGCAATGAAATGACCATCACCGAGAACATTACCGGAAATGATCCCAGCAAAATGGAAGAGATCATTTCTGTGATCGACAGCCGGAATTTTCCCACTTATGATTTTCAGGCCTGCGGAGCTGTATCTTCTTCGGTTACAGATGACGAGTACAAAGAAATGGTCAACCAGGGGATCAAGCATTGTATGCGGGGAGACGTTTTTCAAATTGTGCTTTCACGACGCTTTAAACAATCTTTTTCAGGGGATGATTTTAAGGTGTACCGTGCACTGCGCTCGATAAACCCGTCACCATACCTGTTCTATTTCGATTTCGGTTCATACCGTATTTTCGGTTCTTCACCGGAGACCCACCTTAAGATCAATGGTCGCATTGCAACAATCGACCCGATTGCAGGGACTTTTTTACGTACCGGGGATGATGAAGAAGACAGGGATCTGGCTCGTAAACTATTGGAAGACCCGAAAGAAAATGCGGAACATGTCATGTTGGTCGATCTGGCACGTAATGACCTGAGCCGGAATGTAAGAAACGTCAATGTTAAGTATTACAAGGATATCCAATTTTATTCCCATGTGATACACATGGTATCACGCGTATGTGGTGAAATAACGCCGGATGCCAATAGAATAAAGGTATTTGCCGATACATTTCCTGCCGGGACGCTTTCAGGAGCGCCGAAAGTACGGGCCATGCAACTGATAAACGATATTGAAAAACACCAACGCAGTATTTATGGAGGATGTATCGGGCATATTGGTTTTGACGGTAACCTGAATCAGGCCATTACTATACGGACTTTTGTCAGTCGTAATAATACCCTGTATTTTCAGGCTGGAGCAGGCATTGTTGCCAAATCTGATCCTGAAAAGGAGTTGCAGGAAGTAAACAATAAACTCGGTGCGTTAAACCGTGCCGTGGATATGGCCAACAAATTTTA